A region of Phosphitispora fastidiosa DNA encodes the following proteins:
- a CDS encoding AMP-binding protein, whose product MELTLGELLDTQARHHPDNDALVYVDRGLRYNYTQFNDVCRTAAKGLMKMGVNRGDHIAIWATNVPEWVVTQFATGKMGAVLVTVNTNYKAFELEYILKQSDATTLILIDGWKDSSYTGMVNELCPELAESQPGKLNSERLPVLKNVIYIGDNCPSGMFSWSQLMEMGAAVPDAELDARQKSLEADDVINMQYTSGTTGFPKGVMLTHKNIVNNAIAVSNCMNFTYRDRLCIPVPFFHCFGCVLGTLTCVVAAATMVPIVSYNPVQVLEAIEKERCTAVHGVPTMFIAELNLEGFDKYDLSALRTGIMAGSPCPIETMKQVVETMGASEITITYGQTESAPAITMTRTNDPIDLRVTTVGRNIPGVEVKIVDPESGREVPRGVQGELCARGYNVMKGYYKLPEATHAAIDGDGWLHTGDLATMDEQGYCKITGRVKDMIIRGGENIYPREIEEFLYTHPMILDVQVVGVPDIKYGEEVIAYIRLREGEEMTAEEIKEYCQGKIARYKIPRYVQIIEEFPMTASGKIQKYKLREMAIENLGLQDAASVETA is encoded by the coding sequence CTGGAACTTACCCTTGGAGAGCTGCTGGATACCCAGGCGCGCCATCATCCGGATAATGATGCCCTGGTATATGTGGACAGAGGATTGAGATATAATTATACTCAATTTAATGATGTATGCCGCACCGCGGCAAAGGGATTAATGAAAATGGGCGTTAACAGGGGTGATCATATTGCCATTTGGGCTACAAATGTGCCGGAATGGGTGGTTACCCAGTTTGCCACCGGGAAAATGGGCGCTGTTTTAGTTACAGTGAATACCAATTACAAGGCTTTTGAGCTGGAATACATCCTGAAACAGTCTGATGCCACTACCCTTATTTTAATTGATGGGTGGAAGGATTCCAGTTATACCGGGATGGTTAATGAGTTATGTCCTGAGCTTGCGGAATCACAGCCCGGAAAACTGAATTCGGAAAGACTGCCGGTGCTTAAGAATGTTATCTATATTGGGGATAACTGCCCATCGGGAATGTTCTCCTGGTCACAGCTAATGGAAATGGGGGCAGCAGTTCCGGATGCGGAACTCGATGCGAGGCAGAAATCCCTTGAAGCAGATGATGTTATCAATATGCAGTATACATCTGGGACTACCGGGTTCCCCAAGGGAGTAATGCTGACACATAAGAACATCGTTAATAATGCTATCGCGGTATCAAACTGTATGAACTTTACATACCGGGACAGGCTTTGTATCCCGGTGCCCTTTTTTCACTGCTTCGGTTGTGTGCTGGGTACACTGACCTGTGTTGTTGCGGCGGCCACTATGGTTCCCATTGTATCCTACAACCCGGTACAGGTCCTGGAAGCCATAGAAAAAGAGCGCTGTACAGCGGTTCATGGAGTCCCGACCATGTTTATTGCGGAACTGAATCTGGAAGGCTTTGATAAATATGATCTGTCAGCGTTGAGAACCGGGATTATGGCTGGTTCCCCCTGCCCAATTGAAACCATGAAGCAGGTAGTTGAGACAATGGGGGCCAGTGAAATTACCATAACTTATGGACAGACAGAGTCAGCTCCGGCTATTACCATGACCCGGACCAATGACCCTATTGACCTGAGGGTGACTACTGTGGGGCGTAACATTCCGGGAGTAGAAGTGAAAATAGTTGACCCGGAGTCAGGCCGGGAAGTCCCCAGGGGTGTCCAGGGCGAACTCTGTGCCCGGGGCTATAATGTTATGAAAGGCTATTACAAGCTGCCGGAAGCCACCCATGCTGCTATTGATGGTGATGGATGGCTGCACACCGGCGACCTGGCCACGATGGACGAACAGGGCTACTGTAAGATAACAGGTCGTGTCAAGGATATGATAATCCGCGGCGGGGAGAATATATATCCCAGGGAGATCGAGGAGTTCCTCTATACCCATCCCATGATTCTTGATGTTCAGGTGGTGGGAGTGCCGGATATCAAGTATGGTGAGGAAGTCATTGCATATATCCGACTCCGGGAAGGAGAAGAAATGACAGCGGAGGAAATAAAGGAATACTGCCAGGGTAAAATTGCCCGGTATAAGATTCCCCGGTATGTGCAAATAATTGAGGAGTTTCCCATGACTGCAAGTGGGAAAATCCAGAAGTACAAGCTGAGGGAAATGGCCATTGAAAACCTTGGCCTTCAGGATGCTGCTTCAGTGGAAACAGCTTAA
- a CDS encoding HD-GYP domain-containing protein codes for MKRTKKTRGRSRIRDYSTLTGIRKNRFSVLIIFSAIMTISLLSFAMPREVQKFVFLISGIPVIYSSLVLGVRSGIAAAAAGFGIHLYSSLDYLLRDWIAGHYTGVLVENFIIVAAFFLSMLFISKVLVDEREAQVRYRKLAGNYALLVGKLKTANEDITEMFTSTIKALAAAIDAKDAYTKGHSERVTEYAVKVAGELGLSEPEVDHVMYGAIMHDIGKIGIDEKILKKPEPLSRHEYRQVKRHPEIGAGILSSIKVLEPIIPIVLHHHERFDGTGYPAGLRGDKIPIGARIVGVVDAYDALTSSRPYRSSTSMWPAVEALQQESGKQFDPRVLEALIAVLAGEAEQTPGYSEVSGVS; via the coding sequence ATGAAACGTACAAAGAAAACCAGGGGACGGTCCCGGATTCGGGACTATTCCACTTTAACCGGAATAAGAAAAAACAGATTTTCCGTACTTATTATTTTCTCAGCCATAATGACAATAAGCCTGCTCTCTTTTGCCATGCCCAGAGAAGTTCAAAAGTTTGTTTTTTTAATTTCGGGTATTCCGGTAATTTACAGTTCACTTGTCCTGGGGGTTAGGAGTGGCATAGCTGCAGCAGCTGCCGGATTTGGGATTCATCTCTATTCTTCCCTTGATTATTTGTTAAGGGATTGGATTGCCGGTCATTACACAGGGGTATTGGTTGAGAATTTCATCATTGTGGCAGCTTTTTTCCTGAGCATGCTGTTTATTAGCAAAGTGCTGGTTGATGAACGGGAGGCACAGGTCAGGTACAGAAAACTGGCCGGCAACTATGCCCTCCTGGTCGGAAAGCTTAAAACTGCAAATGAAGACATTACTGAGATGTTTACCAGTACAATCAAGGCCCTGGCTGCGGCAATTGATGCCAAGGATGCGTATACCAAGGGGCATTCGGAGCGGGTTACCGAATATGCAGTCAAAGTGGCCGGGGAGCTGGGTCTTTCCGAGCCTGAAGTGGATCACGTAATGTATGGGGCTATTATGCATGATATCGGGAAGATTGGAATTGATGAGAAGATACTCAAGAAACCCGAGCCGCTCAGCAGGCATGAGTATAGGCAGGTGAAGAGACATCCCGAAATAGGGGCAGGTATCTTATCATCCATTAAAGTTCTGGAACCGATAATTCCTATTGTGCTGCATCATCATGAGCGGTTTGACGGAACGGGTTACCCGGCGGGGCTCAGGGGGGATAAGATACCCATTGGAGCAAGAATTGTCGGGGTTGTTGATGCTTATGATGCCCTGACTTCAAGCAGGCCTTACCGCAGCTCTACATCTATGTGGCCGGCGGTGGAAGCCCTGCAGCAGGAATCCGGGAAACAGTTTGACCCCAGAGTTCTGGAAGCCTTGATAGCGGTTTTGGCCGGTGAAGCGGAGCAGACTCCGGGGTATTCAGAAGTGTCGGGTGTAAGTTAG
- a CDS encoding class I SAM-dependent DNA methyltransferase, with amino-acid sequence MIYTNFALIYDRLMQDIPYQGWVSYLGRMFGKHGINPGHILDVGCGTGNVTIPLAETGFRITGLDMSPEMLSLAEQKARAKGLSIEWLQQDMRKMETGSSKFDMVISMTDSLNYMSGDRELEEVFRKVKQCLKPGGWLIFDLNSQYKLSRVFGNNTFTLVEDDISYIWENFYDPETHSCTMDLTFFVREQDGRYRRFTERHRETGYTVAAINNLLDKAGFSVAAVYAENSFDAPVETTERIYFAACSNAEDK; translated from the coding sequence ATGATATATACAAATTTTGCTTTGATATATGACCGCTTAATGCAAGATATCCCTTATCAGGGCTGGGTCAGTTATCTGGGCAGAATGTTCGGGAAACACGGAATAAATCCGGGGCACATTCTGGACGTCGGGTGTGGGACCGGTAATGTCACTATCCCCCTTGCTGAAACCGGCTTCCGGATAACCGGCCTGGATATGTCCCCGGAGATGCTCTCACTTGCAGAACAAAAGGCTCGGGCCAAAGGCCTCTCGATAGAATGGCTGCAGCAGGACATGAGAAAGATGGAAACCGGTTCCTCAAAATTTGACATGGTAATTTCCATGACTGACAGCTTGAATTATATGTCCGGAGATCGGGAACTTGAGGAGGTTTTCCGCAAGGTGAAACAGTGCCTTAAACCCGGAGGCTGGCTTATTTTTGATTTAAATTCACAATATAAGCTGAGCAGAGTGTTTGGAAATAATACTTTTACCTTAGTAGAAGATGATATCAGTTACATATGGGAAAATTTTTATGACCCGGAGACACATTCCTGTACCATGGACCTGACCTTTTTTGTCAGGGAGCAGGACGGCAGATACCGGAGGTTTACTGAACGGCATCGGGAAACAGGTTATACTGTTGCCGCGATAAATAACCTCCTGGATAAAGCGGGTTTTTCAGTTGCGGCGGTTTACGCTGAAAATTCCTTTGATGCCCCGGTGGAGACAACGGAAAGAATATATTTTGCTGCCTGCAGCAATGCGGAGGATAAGTGA
- a CDS encoding S1 RNA-binding domain-containing protein — translation MDGRKKLGTRERLEMKEVFRNSKPAENVKRGDTLRGKVYNIIDTGAFVLTDEGYIGFIHVHEQPHPLKKEMAVEGRVTYVRADGRVNLSLRPLKEYSRVTDAEILLEVLKKRKGAMPFTDNSPPEVIRDKFGISKSAFKRALGKLLKDGLVAEEEGWIVLKGEDLS, via the coding sequence TTGGACGGAAGAAAGAAGCTTGGGACCAGGGAAAGACTTGAAATGAAAGAAGTATTTCGCAATTCCAAGCCGGCAGAGAATGTCAAGAGAGGTGATACCCTCAGGGGAAAGGTATACAATATTATTGATACCGGAGCTTTTGTACTTACTGATGAGGGATATATAGGTTTTATCCATGTGCATGAACAGCCCCATCCCCTTAAAAAAGAGATGGCAGTTGAAGGAAGGGTTACTTATGTAAGAGCGGACGGAAGGGTGAACCTGTCTCTTCGACCCTTGAAAGAATATTCACGGGTAACTGATGCGGAAATACTTCTGGAGGTTCTTAAGAAAAGAAAGGGCGCGATGCCGTTTACCGATAATTCTCCCCCTGAAGTTATCAGGGACAAGTTTGGTATCAGCAAATCGGCATTTAAGAGGGCTCTTGGAAAACTGCTGAAAGACGGTCTGGTAGCTGAAGAAGAGGGCTGGATTGTTCTCAAGGGAGAGGACCTTTCATGA
- the rsfS gene encoding ribosome silencing factor, with product MTLSPKQIALLAADAVKDKKAKDVVLLDIKEISVVSDYFLICTGLSSTQVKAIAENTEQKLEEHGITKLRMEGFRDAHWILIDYGILVVHIFQESDREFYNLERLWGDARVVDL from the coding sequence TTGACCCTATCACCAAAACAGATTGCCTTGCTTGCTGCTGACGCGGTAAAAGACAAAAAGGCGAAAGATGTAGTATTACTTGATATTAAGGAAATTTCTGTTGTCTCTGATTATTTTCTTATTTGTACCGGCCTTTCATCAACACAGGTTAAGGCAATAGCTGAGAATACTGAGCAGAAGCTTGAAGAGCACGGAATTACCAAACTGAGGATGGAAGGGTTCAGGGATGCTCATTGGATCCTGATTGATTACGGTATACTGGTTGTTCATATATTTCAGGAAAGTGACCGGGAGTTTTATAACTTGGAACGCTTATGGGGAGATGCCAGGGTGGTTGATCTTTAA
- the yqeK gene encoding bis(5'-nucleosyl)-tetraphosphatase (symmetrical) YqeK, translated as MLKAQIERFVKSSLSDFRYRHTLGVAQTAVKLAGLYGVDSTKVEIAALLHDIARDFDDSLLLENCRKYNIAADETERAVPALLHGRVGAEIAAELFKITDGEILDPVRYHTTGRENMTIPDEILFLADMIEPGRDFPGIAELRELAFKDLDLAVLAGLDSTISYVIKKGLTIHPASIEARNVLVRKIKERGVI; from the coding sequence ATGTTAAAAGCACAGATAGAGAGATTTGTCAAAAGTTCATTATCCGATTTTCGCTACCGCCATACACTGGGCGTGGCCCAAACTGCAGTAAAACTTGCAGGTCTTTATGGAGTGGACAGTACGAAAGTGGAAATTGCAGCATTGCTTCATGATATTGCCAGGGACTTTGATGACTCGCTCCTTCTGGAAAACTGCCGTAAATATAACATAGCAGCCGATGAGACGGAAAGAGCGGTACCGGCTCTCCTGCATGGCAGGGTTGGTGCAGAAATTGCTGCCGAGCTTTTTAAAATCACCGATGGTGAAATCCTGGATCCGGTCAGGTATCATACAACTGGTCGGGAAAACATGACAATACCTGATGAAATTTTGTTCCTCGCCGATATGATTGAACCGGGCAGGGATTTTCCGGGTATTGCGGAGCTGCGGGAATTAGCCTTTAAGGACCTGGACCTGGCAGTGCTGGCGGGGCTTGATTCAACTATCAGCTATGTAATTAAAAAGGGTCTCACAATACATCCCGCCAGCATTGAAGCGAGAAACGTCCTCGTGAGGAAAATTAAGGAACGCGGGGTTATTTAG
- a CDS encoding RNA recognition motif domain-containing protein has protein sequence MVRTLYVGNLPWATKPEDLEEFFKEHGEVVGSRIITDRETGRSRGFGFVEVTDEDADKMIETLNGADFQGRALTVNEAKPRANE, from the coding sequence GTGGTCCGCACACTTTATGTCGGCAATCTGCCATGGGCAACCAAGCCTGAGGATTTGGAAGAGTTTTTCAAGGAGCACGGAGAAGTAGTTGGCAGCCGAATTATCACAGACCGTGAAACGGGTCGGTCCAGAGGCTTTGGCTTTGTGGAGGTAACTGACGAGGATGCTGATAAAATGATTGAGACACTGAACGGCGCTGATTTCCAGGGCAGAGCCCTTACGGTAAATGAGGCAAAGCCCAGAGCCAATGAATAA